One segment of Halococcus salsus DNA contains the following:
- a CDS encoding DUF7560 family zinc ribbon protein encodes MSDVVADGYRFACPACGESLEVNDSMKRALVEQGCVVCGASVTAAAFTELSATDRP; translated from the coding sequence ATGAGTGACGTCGTCGCGGACGGTTATCGCTTCGCCTGTCCAGCGTGTGGTGAGTCCCTGGAGGTGAACGACTCGATGAAACGGGCGCTCGTCGAGCAGGGCTGTGTCGTCTGTGGGGCGTCCGTGACCGCCGCCGCGTTCACGGAACTGTCGGCAACCGACCGCCCGTAA
- a CDS encoding diadenylate cyclase has product MTDPHPLAIDYGHHPPVRELLDVVRYCLEDLSLGFDRWDEPAAHGPGAYFAVVSGRSLRDYADAMGENVWPTEECWRVHGADPSFYETVRDVSRSRDGAVVVGVDNVIQRQMVRFRDPSGADAAGPDERTGVEYAEWMGSRHMSALETSARDEVVATVTLSAEDGRVTVFRDGTFDARTRDELASEWRG; this is encoded by the coding sequence ATGACCGACCCCCACCCGCTCGCCATCGACTACGGACACCATCCGCCGGTCCGGGAGCTCCTCGACGTCGTGCGCTACTGTCTGGAGGACCTAAGTCTCGGGTTCGACCGCTGGGACGAACCCGCCGCTCACGGACCGGGCGCGTATTTCGCGGTCGTCTCGGGCCGCTCGCTTCGCGACTATGCCGACGCGATGGGCGAGAACGTCTGGCCGACCGAGGAGTGCTGGCGCGTCCACGGGGCGGATCCGAGTTTCTACGAGACGGTGCGGGACGTCTCGCGGTCGCGCGACGGGGCGGTCGTCGTCGGCGTCGACAACGTCATCCAGCGCCAGATGGTTCGGTTCAGGGATCCGTCGGGGGCCGATGCCGCCGGGCCCGACGAACGGACCGGGGTCGAGTACGCGGAGTGGATGGGGTCGCGCCACATGAGCGCGCTCGAAACCTCGGCTCGGGACGAGGTGGTCGCGACCGTCACCCTGAGCGCCGAGGACGGGCGTGTGACCGTCTTCCGGGACGGCACGTTCGACGCGCGAACGCGCGACGAGCTGGCGTCGGAGTGGCGCGGCTGA
- a CDS encoding pyridoxamine 5'-phosphate oxidase family protein: MALDQQTALSDAKTDTILGRHETGVLSLAREDEPYAIPISYGYDADQRRFYLRLVSTPESEKRRFLASAPRARIVVYEEDADVYRSVVAVGTLQTVPKDELTVEHIEQYGEAKRPLFEIWGDAKPDLDIGLYRLTPDSVSGRVIEVDREHEPS; this comes from the coding sequence ATGGCCCTGGATCAACAGACCGCGTTGTCGGACGCGAAGACGGACACGATTCTCGGCCGCCACGAGACCGGCGTGTTGTCGCTCGCCCGCGAGGACGAGCCCTACGCCATCCCGATCTCCTACGGCTACGACGCGGACCAGCGCCGTTTCTACCTCCGACTGGTCTCGACGCCCGAGAGCGAAAAGCGGCGGTTCCTGGCGTCGGCCCCTCGGGCGCGGATCGTCGTCTACGAGGAGGACGCCGACGTGTATCGCAGCGTCGTCGCGGTCGGGACCCTCCAGACGGTCCCGAAGGACGAGCTCACCGTCGAACACATCGAGCAGTACGGCGAGGCGAAACGGCCGCTGTTCGAGATCTGGGGCGACGCGAAACCCGACCTCGACATCGGACTGTATCGACTCACCCCGGACTCGGTGAGCGGCCGCGTGATCGAGGTCGACCGGGAGCATGAGCCGTCCTAA
- a CDS encoding helix-turn-helix domain-containing protein, translated as MSQSGTAAAFVDRADPSTDATTVVSTEDTIQSLLNAVHTPDCRAILAATDDDALSASEIAERCDLPPSSVYRKLGLLTETGLLEERTRVRSSGHHTSEYVRVGGDLVVSIARDGAIELTVRHRRPERRSSIATETGPSR; from the coding sequence ATGAGCCAGTCAGGGACGGCGGCTGCGTTCGTCGACCGAGCCGACCCGTCGACCGACGCGACGACCGTCGTCAGCACCGAGGACACCATCCAGAGCCTGCTCAACGCGGTTCACACCCCCGACTGTCGGGCGATCCTCGCGGCGACGGACGACGACGCCCTGTCCGCGAGCGAGATCGCCGAGCGATGTGACCTCCCGCCGTCGAGCGTCTACCGGAAGCTCGGGCTCCTCACCGAGACGGGGCTGCTTGAGGAACGGACCCGGGTTCGGTCCTCCGGCCACCACACCAGCGAGTACGTTCGGGTCGGCGGGGACCTCGTCGTCTCGATCGCGCGCGACGGTGCGATCGAGCTGACCGTCCGACACCGACGTCCCGAACGTCGGTCGTCGATCGCCACCGAAACCGGACCGTCCCGGTGA
- a CDS encoding cytochrome ubiquinol oxidase subunit I has product MVDPVVLSRAQFALTIIVHIVFPVLSMGLAPFLVYFTWKEIRTHEPVYEQLRRFWARIFAISFVTGTVTGIVLEFEFGTNWSEFSRAAGAVIAGPLATEGMMAFFLEAVFLGVFLFGRDRVSDRTYFASAFLTGLGSWLSATWILIVNSWMQHPRGYQLVTRNGETVITLTDPIAAYANPRFFWEFVHMQNSAVLSVALLIAGISAYYVWSGRATAFWERSLKSALAVMVVSAPFQVIHGDAYARHIANTQPEKFAAMEAVWETARYVPEYIIAFPTTLSQIFDPRAKELVGIGIPGMASWLASGGNPNAPITGLSEFANVGTPPIAVVFWSFRIMVALGFWFIVLAFWGGYRWRTGELFEDRLLHKALMASSVLGFIAVEFGWMVAEIGRQPWIIQGVMRTSEAVSPGLSGSDALLTFAGFVVGYFGLLVLVVYVLVRLVRRGPPAIQDGPDRHPGDQGVSTDD; this is encoded by the coding sequence ATGGTTGATCCCGTCGTCCTGAGTCGGGCCCAGTTCGCGCTGACGATCATCGTCCACATCGTGTTTCCCGTGCTGAGCATGGGACTCGCGCCGTTTCTGGTCTACTTCACGTGGAAGGAGATACGGACCCACGAGCCGGTCTACGAACAGCTTCGTCGGTTCTGGGCCCGGATATTCGCGATCAGTTTCGTGACCGGGACCGTGACCGGGATCGTCCTCGAGTTCGAGTTCGGCACCAACTGGTCGGAATTCTCGCGGGCCGCCGGGGCCGTCATCGCGGGCCCGCTCGCCACCGAGGGGATGATGGCGTTCTTTCTCGAAGCCGTCTTCCTCGGGGTGTTCCTGTTCGGCCGCGACCGGGTCTCCGACCGCACCTACTTCGCGTCGGCCTTCCTGACTGGGCTCGGGTCGTGGCTCTCGGCGACGTGGATCCTCATCGTCAACTCCTGGATGCAGCACCCACGGGGGTACCAGCTGGTCACGCGAAACGGCGAGACGGTCATCACGCTCACCGACCCGATCGCCGCGTACGCGAACCCCCGGTTCTTCTGGGAGTTCGTCCACATGCAGAACTCGGCGGTGCTCTCGGTGGCGCTGTTGATCGCGGGGATATCGGCGTACTACGTCTGGTCGGGTCGGGCGACGGCGTTCTGGGAGCGCTCGTTGAAGTCCGCGCTCGCGGTGATGGTGGTCTCGGCCCCCTTCCAAGTCATCCACGGCGACGCCTACGCGCGCCACATCGCGAACACCCAGCCCGAGAAGTTCGCCGCGATGGAGGCGGTCTGGGAGACCGCCCGCTACGTCCCGGAGTACATCATCGCGTTCCCGACCACGCTCAGCCAGATCTTCGACCCGCGGGCCAAGGAACTCGTGGGGATCGGGATCCCCGGCATGGCGAGCTGGCTGGCGAGCGGCGGGAACCCGAACGCCCCGATCACCGGGCTCAGCGAGTTCGCGAACGTCGGTACGCCGCCGATCGCGGTCGTCTTCTGGTCGTTCCGGATCATGGTCGCGCTCGGTTTCTGGTTCATCGTGCTCGCGTTCTGGGGTGGCTACCGCTGGCGGACCGGCGAGCTCTTCGAGGACCGGCTGCTCCACAAGGCGCTGATGGCCTCCTCGGTGCTCGGGTTCATCGCGGTGGAGTTCGGCTGGATGGTGGCCGAGATCGGTCGCCAACCGTGGATCATCCAGGGCGTGATGCGGACCTCCGAGGCGGTCTCGCCAGGTCTCTCGGGTTCCGACGCCCTCCTCACCTTCGCGGGGTTCGTCGTCGGCTACTTCGGCCTGCTCGTCCTCGTCGTCTACGTTCTCGTCCGACTCGTTCGCCGTGGCCCACCGGCGATCCAGGACGGTCCCGACCGGCATCCGGGCGACCAGGGGGTGTCGACGGATGATTGA
- a CDS encoding helix-turn-helix domain-containing protein, with the protein MSEGIRATIEFARPGGCPLADLSASEEATIDSVRVSVCPADCEACVTEFSMDTACEPETDISRIFSHGSTHRYRFTHGGGTSCPCECLGRFGCPVDRYVARDGTVTIAFYAADYDQLRNVVGALRERFPEMDIERLIRSPAGEHPQDGVFVERGKLTPRQLEVLETAYEMGYFERPRRANATEVAAALDINPSTFGEHLAAAETKILEDVL; encoded by the coding sequence ATGTCGGAGGGGATCCGAGCCACGATCGAGTTCGCGAGACCGGGGGGCTGCCCGCTCGCCGACCTCTCGGCGAGCGAGGAGGCCACGATCGACTCGGTCAGGGTGAGCGTCTGTCCCGCCGACTGTGAGGCCTGTGTCACCGAGTTCTCGATGGACACGGCGTGTGAACCCGAAACCGACATCTCACGGATCTTCTCGCACGGCTCCACGCACCGATACCGGTTCACCCACGGCGGCGGGACGAGCTGTCCGTGTGAGTGTCTCGGCCGGTTCGGCTGCCCGGTCGACCGATACGTCGCCCGGGACGGAACAGTAACGATCGCCTTCTACGCCGCCGACTACGACCAGCTCCGGAACGTCGTCGGAGCGCTCCGCGAGCGCTTCCCGGAGATGGACATCGAGCGGTTGATCCGGTCGCCGGCCGGCGAGCATCCCCAGGACGGGGTCTTCGTCGAACGAGGCAAGCTCACCCCTCGGCAGCTCGAAGTCCTCGAGACCGCCTACGAGATGGGCTACTTCGAACGGCCGCGACGCGCGAACGCGACGGAGGTCGCCGCGGCGCTCGACATCAACCCGTCGACCTTCGGCGAGCACCTGGCGGCGGCCGAGACCAAGATCCTCGAGGACGTCCTCTGA
- a CDS encoding SMR family transporter: MNPYPLLGLAIVIEVVATTALQYSAGFTNPVPTTVVVVGYLASFYLLSLILSQLPIGLVYATWSAGAIVLIAAIGTVFLGQRIDPAGVVGIGLIVAGVYLLNVVSDVSVH, translated from the coding sequence ATGAACCCCTATCCCCTCCTCGGGCTAGCGATCGTCATCGAGGTCGTCGCGACGACGGCGCTCCAGTATTCGGCGGGGTTCACGAACCCGGTTCCGACCACGGTCGTCGTCGTTGGCTATCTCGCGTCGTTCTACCTCCTGAGTCTGATCCTGAGCCAGCTCCCGATCGGGCTCGTCTACGCGACGTGGTCGGCGGGCGCGATCGTGCTCATCGCGGCCATCGGCACCGTGTTCCTCGGACAGCGGATCGACCCCGCCGGCGTCGTCGGTATCGGCCTCATCGTCGCGGGCGTCTACCTGCTCAACGTGGTCTCCGACGTCTCCGTTCACTAG
- a CDS encoding phytoene desaturase family protein, whose translation MNDTSVVVVGGGVGGLSAACYLVDGGADVTLLEKNDQVGGLASSLTVDGFRFDTGPTWYMMPEVFGRFFRHFERSPADYYSLERLDPSYRVCYKDGDHIDVTTDLTAMRARFEEREEGAGEALAAYLATARRTYDISMERFVYTDRPRLRDWVGRDVLETGTVGLELLGSLDRYVASFFDDEKLRQLVQYAAVFLGGAPSSTPRLYHMMSHIDITQGVYYPEGGMEGVVAGLAALARELGVTIRTGVEVTEITRGRDEFFVIAENRVWRPDVVVSDVDYAHTELNLLPKHERQYDRSYWTKRAYGPSALVLLLGLNRTVEDLPHHTVVMPIDWTDHFTDIYERQQWPNDPVYYVCNASATDPTVAPRGGAAVMLSMAVPAGGEDDPALRERYRDRLLEDLVDTAGVDLRDDIVFERTLSISDFVDRYNVRNGTLGLAQTLRQTGPFRPGHRSTAIDGLYYTGSATNPGVGVPICLIGGEHTAACVRADLP comes from the coding sequence ATGAACGATACGTCGGTCGTGGTCGTCGGCGGGGGCGTCGGTGGGCTCTCGGCCGCGTGTTACCTCGTGGACGGCGGTGCCGACGTCACACTCCTCGAAAAGAACGACCAGGTCGGTGGGCTGGCGAGCTCGCTCACGGTGGACGGCTTTCGTTTCGATACGGGACCGACGTGGTACATGATGCCCGAGGTTTTCGGGCGATTTTTCAGACACTTCGAGCGCTCGCCGGCCGACTACTACTCCTTGGAGCGGCTCGATCCCAGCTATCGCGTCTGCTACAAGGATGGCGACCACATCGACGTGACGACCGACCTGACAGCGATGCGAGCCCGCTTCGAGGAGCGCGAGGAGGGTGCCGGCGAGGCACTCGCGGCGTACCTCGCTACCGCCAGGCGAACGTACGATATTTCGATGGAACGGTTCGTCTACACCGACCGCCCGCGACTCCGGGACTGGGTCGGGCGCGACGTGTTGGAGACGGGGACGGTCGGGTTGGAGCTCTTGGGTAGCCTCGACCGCTACGTGGCGTCGTTCTTCGACGACGAGAAGCTCCGTCAGCTCGTTCAGTACGCCGCCGTCTTCCTCGGCGGGGCACCGTCCTCGACACCGCGGCTCTATCACATGATGAGTCACATCGACATCACGCAGGGGGTGTACTACCCCGAAGGCGGGATGGAGGGTGTCGTCGCGGGCCTCGCAGCCCTCGCTCGGGAGCTCGGAGTGACGATCCGGACCGGCGTCGAGGTGACAGAGATCACCCGTGGCCGTGACGAGTTCTTCGTCATCGCCGAGAACCGGGTTTGGCGACCGGACGTCGTCGTGAGCGATGTGGACTACGCCCACACGGAACTCAACCTCCTCCCGAAGCACGAGCGGCAGTACGACCGCTCGTACTGGACGAAACGAGCCTACGGACCGTCGGCGCTGGTTCTGCTGCTGGGACTCAACCGAACCGTCGAGGACCTCCCGCACCACACCGTCGTGATGCCCATCGACTGGACCGACCACTTCACCGATATCTACGAGCGCCAGCAGTGGCCGAACGACCCCGTCTACTACGTCTGTAACGCCTCGGCGACCGACCCGACGGTCGCACCAAGGGGTGGGGCTGCGGTGATGCTCTCGATGGCCGTCCCTGCCGGCGGAGAGGACGACCCAGCGTTGCGGGAACGGTATCGAGACCGTCTTCTGGAAGACCTCGTCGACACGGCCGGTGTCGACCTCAGGGACGATATCGTGTTCGAACGGACCCTCTCCATCTCGGACTTCGTGGACCGCTACAACGTCCGGAACGGAACCCTCGGACTCGCACAGACGCTTCGACAGACCGGTCCGTTCCGCCCCGGCCACCGCTCGACTGCCATCGACGGGCTCTACTATACGGGATCGGCGACGAACCCGGGTGTCGGCGTCCCGATCTGTCTGATCGGCGGGGAACACACCGCGGCCTGTGTCCGTGCGGATCTCCCGTAG
- a CDS encoding universal stress protein, producing MYDRILLATDGTTASENAEAHAIDLAATHDADLHALYVVDESVYTAYSGDEYVDEAEGPEHGLAEHGEETLDGIHATATDRGVDVVEVLRYGDPVETILDYGDEQDVDLMILGTKRRSAEYRALLGSVTDRVLRLTARPALVMKTETGSER from the coding sequence ATGTACGACCGGATCTTACTGGCGACCGACGGAACGACCGCGTCCGAGAACGCCGAAGCCCACGCCATCGACCTCGCGGCGACCCACGACGCGGACCTCCACGCGCTCTACGTCGTCGACGAGAGCGTCTACACGGCCTACAGCGGCGACGAGTACGTCGACGAGGCGGAGGGACCGGAGCACGGGCTCGCCGAACACGGGGAGGAGACGCTCGACGGGATCCACGCCACCGCGACCGACCGCGGCGTCGACGTCGTCGAGGTGCTCAGGTACGGCGACCCGGTCGAGACGATCCTCGACTACGGCGACGAACAGGACGTGGATCTGATGATCCTCGGCACGAAACGCCGCTCGGCCGAGTACCGGGCGCTCCTCGGTAGCGTCACCGACCGGGTGCTCAGGTTGACGGCACGACCGGCGCTCGTGATGAAAACCGAGACCGGAAGCGAGCGCTGA
- the cydB gene encoding cytochrome d ubiquinol oxidase subunit II: MIESVLSLDSAPLFGLPLEAVWFVVLFFFLAMFLFLDGFDFGIGALFATRNDEEDRHQLLAAVGPFWDGNEVWLVVFGGAMFAAFPAVYANLFSRNYLLLFALLFALGLRGLAPEFYEQREDREWRRAWGWAFVVGSVAAPFTLGMFAANWLLGSTRLVTIPGIVVGLAVVALTIVEGSGFLVLKTRGALPTEMRRYGTRAAVAYLVLVVVTLGWLLVMTPRLRDALLAPLPLALVVLTVLLVAGVVVAHRREADLAAFCASGGLAFGLVALVATLLYPTIDPAADLTVGAAVVPLLSLNLMTIMAGVLLPIILAYFAVLYSVFSGPIEPEETY; this comes from the coding sequence ATGATTGAGTCGGTGCTCTCGCTCGATTCGGCCCCGCTGTTCGGCCTCCCGCTCGAAGCGGTCTGGTTCGTCGTCCTCTTCTTCTTCCTCGCGATGTTCCTGTTCCTCGACGGGTTCGATTTCGGTATCGGCGCGCTGTTCGCCACCCGGAACGACGAGGAGGACCGCCACCAGTTGCTCGCCGCGGTCGGCCCGTTCTGGGACGGCAACGAGGTCTGGCTGGTGGTGTTCGGCGGGGCGATGTTCGCGGCGTTCCCGGCGGTCTACGCCAACCTGTTCAGCCGCAACTACCTCCTGCTGTTCGCGCTGCTGTTCGCGCTGGGGCTTCGTGGGTTGGCCCCCGAGTTCTACGAGCAGCGCGAGGACCGCGAGTGGCGACGGGCGTGGGGCTGGGCGTTCGTCGTCGGTAGCGTCGCCGCGCCGTTCACGCTCGGGATGTTCGCCGCGAACTGGCTCCTCGGCTCGACACGGTTGGTGACGATCCCCGGCATCGTGGTCGGGCTCGCCGTCGTCGCCCTCACCATCGTCGAGGGCAGCGGTTTCCTCGTGCTCAAAACCCGCGGGGCGCTCCCGACGGAGATGCGCCGGTACGGAACGCGCGCCGCCGTCGCGTATCTGGTGTTGGTCGTGGTCACGCTGGGCTGGCTCCTCGTGATGACGCCGCGCCTCCGCGATGCCCTGCTCGCCCCGCTCCCGCTCGCACTCGTGGTGCTCACGGTCCTCCTCGTCGCGGGCGTGGTCGTCGCCCATCGACGGGAGGCCGACCTGGCGGCGTTCTGTGCGTCGGGCGGGCTGGCGTTCGGTCTGGTCGCGCTCGTCGCGACCCTCCTCTATCCGACGATCGACCCCGCGGCCGACCTGACCGTCGGGGCGGCGGTCGTCCCGCTCCTCTCGCTCAACCTGATGACGATCATGGCGGGTGTCCTGCTCCCCATCATCCTCGCCTACTTCGCGGTGCTGTACTCGGTCTTCAGCGGCCCGATAGAGCCCGAGGAGACCTACTGA
- a CDS encoding pyridoxamine 5'-phosphate oxidase family protein, producing MANTNTQRMDADERAAFLGTGGTGVLSVSTDEPAPYSRPVSYGYDATDGVFYFRLALGSDRERSDLAGRTVSFVTYDHTDAGWCSAIATGPLEETTEESIAIETLQGLERTHIPLVDIFGTPPKEVSFGFYRLVPTDLTTRTEGRTEV from the coding sequence ATGGCAAATACCAACACTCAGCGGATGGACGCGGACGAACGGGCGGCGTTCCTCGGGACCGGCGGGACCGGCGTGCTGTCGGTCTCGACGGACGAGCCGGCACCGTACTCGAGACCGGTCTCGTACGGCTACGACGCGACCGACGGGGTCTTCTACTTCCGATTGGCGCTCGGCTCGGACCGCGAGCGATCCGACCTCGCCGGTCGCACCGTCTCGTTCGTCACGTACGACCACACCGACGCGGGTTGGTGCAGCGCCATCGCGACGGGACCGTTAGAGGAGACCACCGAGGAATCGATCGCCATCGAGACGCTTCAGGGGCTCGAACGAACCCACATCCCGCTCGTCGACATCTTCGGCACACCCCCGAAGGAGGTCTCGTTCGGCTTCTATCGGCTCGTCCCGACGGATCTCACGACCCGCACGGAAGGCAGAACCGAGGTTTGA
- a CDS encoding pyridoxamine 5'-phosphate oxidase family protein, whose translation MSGLRWLQLSEEELGEFLGDGGTGVLSFSAGRDEPPFSLPVSYGYLGDTGHFHYRLAVPEDSSKERYLDRPVSFVVHDHTDDGWRSVVATGELDDLTELPYEADALQERWGVDIPLIDIFEEPPDDVTFRAFRLDAERVTGRKEVRS comes from the coding sequence ATGAGCGGACTCCGCTGGTTGCAGCTGTCGGAGGAAGAACTAGGCGAGTTCCTCGGGGACGGCGGCACCGGCGTCCTCTCGTTTTCGGCCGGACGCGACGAACCGCCGTTCTCGCTGCCGGTCTCGTACGGCTACCTCGGGGACACCGGCCACTTCCACTACCGGCTCGCGGTCCCGGAGGACAGCTCGAAGGAACGGTACCTCGACCGACCCGTCTCGTTCGTCGTCCACGACCACACGGACGACGGGTGGCGCAGCGTCGTCGCGACCGGCGAACTCGACGACCTCACGGAGCTCCCCTACGAGGCCGACGCCCTCCAGGAGCGCTGGGGCGTCGACATCCCGTTGATCGACATCTTCGAGGAGCCCCCGGACGACGTGACGTTCCGGGCGTTCCGTCTCGACGCCGAGCGCGTGACCGGTCGGAAGGAAGTCCGGTCGTAA
- a CDS encoding universal stress protein — MKILAPVDSSERSREALRFAAGMVRAFGGELHAVHITDVRGSHTEELLDKARAVLDEEGIEEDPEVVMNLTLHRPRASDRIGRDILRIAAEEECDHIVMGHYGEGRIGRAILGSAAETVVRAAEIPVTIIP; from the coding sequence ATGAAGATACTCGCCCCGGTCGATAGCTCCGAGCGGAGCCGCGAAGCCCTCCGGTTCGCCGCGGGGATGGTGCGTGCGTTCGGCGGCGAGCTCCACGCCGTTCACATCACCGACGTGCGTGGGAGCCACACCGAGGAGCTCCTCGACAAGGCGCGGGCGGTGCTGGACGAGGAGGGGATCGAGGAGGACCCAGAAGTGGTCATGAACTTGACCCTGCACCGACCGAGGGCGTCCGACCGGATCGGTCGGGACATCCTCCGGATCGCCGCCGAGGAGGAGTGCGACCACATCGTGATGGGTCACTACGGGGAGGGTCGGATCGGGCGGGCTATCCTCGGGAGCGCGGCCGAGACGGTCGTCCGTGCGGCCGAGATCCCCGTGACGATAATTCCGTAG